The following DNA comes from Flavisolibacter ginsenosidimutans.
CCTCTTTCAACATCACTTTGCCGTCTCTTGCGGCCGGGCCAAGCGCATAGCGCATAATGTCCGAAAGCGTCAGAATGCCTTCCGATAATTCACTTGAGTAAGGCAGTGATTTGGCGTATAAAAAATTCAGGGTGTTGTGTAAAAAATGCGGGTTGATCTGCGCCTTCAAAAAATTGAAATTGGCTTGCGACTTCTCCACCTCCAACTGCATCTTTTGTGCTTCCAGAATTTTGCGTTGCTTTCTTTCGTCGCGCAAGTAAGTGAAATAAGCCAGCAACATGGAAACGCCGGTAATCACGAGCGACGAAACAAAGAAGACGAAGACCATCAGTCCCACCGTCAGTTCTTCTTCAAGATTTGGATGAGCCGTCGAGATGGAATATTTGAGCTTGTCGAGACAAAGGAAGGAAAAGGCATAATAAGCGCCCATCAAAAGAAGGCTCATAACCACAGGCTGAACAAACTGCAAGGCCCTGTGCTTGCCTGCAAAGAGGCGGTAAAACATGTTGAGGGTAACAAAATAAAAAAAGGCAAAAAAGAAAACGCTGAAAACCTTGCTCAACAGATTTGGCCAGCTAAAAACAAGGTCCCAATTGGGTGCTTTGTTGGCCTGCGGTGTTACGTACATGCCGATTAAGCCGATAAACGTAAACCCCAGGTAAATGGCCAGCGTAATCCAAAACACTCTGCCAAAACTGTAACGACGCCGGTGAAGCAGGGAAGGAATTTTCATTTTTTGTTTTAAAAGCGAAACGTCAAACGTGAGACGTGAAACCGGTGGGACTTTCAGACCGAAATTCACCCGTCTCACGTTTGACGTTTGACGTCTCACGGATCATTAATTGTTGCCGGAGCCCACACCGAAGCCGCCGCCTTGCTGCTCGGCTCTTTTCTTCTCGTCTTCCGAAGCGCCGGCTTTTTGCTTGGCCGCTTTTACGGTTGTGCTGCCAAAGCGCCAGGTAAAGTTCACCTTAAACTGCTGTGATTCCCAGCGGGCCAGGACATTCAGTTTTTGACCGGCAAAATCGGAGGTGCCGCGGAAACGGAACGTGTGCAAAAGATCCGTGCCGGAAACTTTGATGGTACCGTTGCCCTTGAAAATCTGCTTTTGCAATCCAAGGTCCAAGCCGCCCATGCCTTTTGATTTAAGTGTGCCCATAAAGACGCTTGGCGCAACATACACACCGCTTAACTCGGCCGTCCACACTTTGGCAAAGCGCAAGGTGTTTTGCATGTACAACGTGCCGCCCACTGCGTTCAAATCAATCTTGCGTCCTTCAAGGTTGGCTTTGTACATCGAGTAATTGGCATTCAGGTTGGCAAAAAGGCTGTAGGCTTTGTATTGAAACGGATAGCTTACGTTCAGGCTGAACACGTCTTGCTGCGCCAGGTTTCTTTTGGTCAAAATTGACTTGGATTTTTCTACCGTGTCGGGCACTTGCGCAAATAAGTCCGAAATATGGCTGTAGTTCAACGTTGTTGTTAAACGGTATTTGTAAATCCGTGTAATGCCGTAGCTGTTGGTGAACTGCGGACGTAAATCAATGTTACCCTTCATGTATGTGTATTCGTCCAGTTTGAATTCAAACGGATTCAGGTCCTGGTAAGCCGGACGGTCAATGCGGCGGCTGTACGTGAGGCTCCATTGGTTCATCGGGTTTTTGTTAAACGTAACGGCTGCGCTGGGGAAGAAATTGGTGTAGTTTCTTTCAAATGATGAAGACCACGGCTGATAACCACTACCCGCTTTTGTTTGTCCGTCCGAGGTGCCTTTGTTGTTGGTATTTTCTACCCGCAAGCCGGCCTGCACCATCACGCCTTTGTATGCACGGTTCCAGTTGGCGTAAACGGCGTTGATGTTTTCTTTGTATTGAAAACGGTTGCTGCGGTCTTGGTCCAACGTATTTACACCACCGATCACGTCGTAGCGTTGAAAATCGTTGTCGGTATTTACAAACGAAATTTTTCCGCCCAAACCAAGCTTGCCGCCCCAGGCATTTTGTTCGTAATCTACCTTGCCCGAATTGATGTGAATCTTTGTCGGCGCAATCATTTGGTAAATCACCGAACGAGTGATTGTTCTTTCATCCGGCGTATAATAATAGTTTGGCTGGTACTGATCGTTGTGGTTGTCGTAATAACCGTTGTCGAAGTTCAACGTCAGGTTTTTGCCGGCGGCATCCAGGTAATTGTAATTCAGGTTCAGGTTGTAGTTGTCGCGCTTCAGGTTTGAATGGTTGTCGGCCACAAGAACTCTGTCGGGAATGCCGGTTGATTTGGGCGAAATCACGGTGCGGTTGTAATTGCTCACCTCAGGATCTGAAATCGTACCGGTAAGCAAAACACCAACCGACGACTTCTTATCCAGCGTGTAATCGGCACCCAGTTTCAGGTTGTGGTTTTGGTTGTCGTAACGGAAATAACCTTTGCCGTCAAAGACGGTATCGGCCACGGTGCGGTACAGTTCAATTGGGTTGTGGTTTAATCCTTTCGATACGCTGTACGTGCCGTACAGATTCCAGGCCTTATTGCGGTAGTTCAGGTTAAAGCTGCCGTTGTATTTTGGAAACACACCAATGGCATAACCGGCCGTCACCGACCCGTTCACACCGTAAGCTTTGTTCTTTTTCAAACGAATGTTGATGATGCCGGCGTTGCCTGCGGCTTCATATTTAGCCGAAGGATTGGTAATGATTTCAATGGATTCGATTTGCGAAGATTGCATGGACTTTAAAAAATTGGCCAGATCAGATCCCGACAGCGGTGTAGGACGGCCATCCACGTAAACCTGTACGCCGTTCTTGCCGTTTACAGAAAGATTTTCGTCTTTGTCCACGGTAACGCCGGGCGACTTGCGCAGAAGTTCAAGGCCGTCAGAACCCGCGGCGTTGATAGTGCCTTCTACGTTTAAAACGGTTTTGTCGGCCCGCACTTCCACCATGGGTTTGCGTGCCGATACGGTAACGCCTTTCAAATCGCTGGAGGCTTTGGTGGCGGTGAGTGCTGGTGCGGTTACGTTATCGTTTGCCACCGAAAACGAAGGCGACAAAGCCGGATTGTAACCCACGTGGCTCACCATTACGCGGTATGTGCCCTGGTTAATGCTGTTAAATGAATAAGTACCGTTGCCACCCGCAACGGCCAGTTTTACGACCGATGTATCTTTTGCTTTTACAAGCGCCACCGTAGCGCCGGAAAGCGGTGCGCCGGCATCGTCTTTGGCCGAACCGGAGATCGTTTGGGCATTTGCCGCAGCGGCCAAACTGACAAGGAGGAAGAGGAGCAGTGTTCTCATAATTTTATTATTTGGCTTTAGAGATTTCTGTTTGAGAGGAGCAAACGTAAAACCGCCGGCAGACTGCTAAAATTCTTTTTCACGAAAAAGGATTTTAGCAGGACGAAAAACCGCAATCGGCAATTGCTGGCCGCAACCGTTAATTTTGTTGCTCCATGTTTGAACTCCTCTTTCAGAAATTTGACGAAAAGGTTCATCTTACCGAAGACGAAAAAGTGCTTTGCAAAACATTTTTCCTTCCCAAGAAACTGCGCAAGCGGCAATACCTGTTGCAGGAAGGCGATGTATGCAAATACATTGCTTTTGTTGAAAAGGGAATGCTTCGTTCCTATTCGGTGGATGAAAAAGGAAGCGAACACATTATCCAGTTTGCCTTTGAAGGCTGGTGGATCAGCGACCAATATTCTTTTCTTACAACCGAAGCCTCGCCGTACAATATTGATGCGTTGGAAGATGCGGAACTGTTGTTGCTGAGTAAAGCGTCCGAAGAACAACTGCTGGAGCGCATTCCCAAAATGGAACGCTATTTCCGTATTCTGCTGCAAAACAATTTAATTGCGACGCAACGGCGTTTGGTCAGTTCGTTAAGCCACACGGCCGAAGAAAAATACAACGAACTGATTCAAGGTTGTCCAACCATTCCGCAACGTGTGCCGCAGCACATGATGGCTTCCTATCTTGGCATCACTCCCGAAACCCTGAGCCGCATCCGGCGAAAGTTGGCCAGCGGCGAACGCAACTAAACAGAAGCCCTTCAACGCGAAGCAAACCAAAACAAGCAGCGGAAATTGTTTTGCCGTTCTTCATTCCTCCTTGTTCTTCTGCTTGCCGTTCTCTTGACATTTGTCAACGCATTCTCTTGCTCTATCTCAATGCCATTTCTTACCGTAGCGCAAGGGTCAGGCTTTGTGGTCATGGTAGCTTTGTGTTCTCAAAACAAAGATCATGGCAAAGACAAGCATCGCAATCATTGGAGCCACGGGCAACATGGGTTCAGCCATTGCAAAAGCACTGGCAAAAGGTCCTTACCGCCTGCTTCTGTTTGCGTCTGATAAAGAAAAGCTGGAAGCTTTAAAGAACAACATTATAGCCGCAACGCCTTCGGCAGATTTGGAATGCACGGGCTGCCCCGTGGACGCAAGCTGGGAAGCCGATGTCATTATTCCCGCCGTGCCTTACGGCGCGGAAAAAGAAGTGGTCGAAAAAATCAAAAGCGTGGCAACGCAGAAAATCGTCATCAGCATTGCCAACCCGTTAAACGAAAGCTACAACGGACTGGTAACGGCGCCCGGCACAAGCGCAGCGGAAGAATTACAAAAGTTGCTGCCCGATTCGAAGGTGGTAAAAGCCTTTAACACAACCTACGCTGCCGATTTTGCGCAGCCCGTCATCAACGGACAGCAAGTGGATGCCTTTGTTGCCGGCAACGACGACGAAGCCGTTGACATGGCAAAAGAGCTTGTAGAGACGGCAGGCTTTCATCCAATTGTTGCGGGTGAGTTAACCGTGAGCCGCACGTTGGAAGCCATGCAGCTAATGCTTATTCAGCTCACCATCAAAAACAACTACAACTGGCTCGCCGGTTTTAAAATTTTACACAATCATCAATAACACCAAAAAACAATTACGCATGAAATCCTTGTTCAAAACAAATGAAAATAATTGGTCGGCTTTGATTGCCCGCCTGGCACTGGCATTTGTCGTGTTTCCGCACGGCGCACAAAAACTTTTTGGCTGGTTCGGCGGCAGCGGCTTCCAGGGAACCATGACCTACATGACCACGCAAGGCGGCCTTCCTTTCATCATCGCCCTTCTTGTGATCTTAATTGAAAGCATTGCAGCCCTGATGGTACTCTTTGGCTTTGCCACCCGCATTGCGGCACTCGGCATTTTTGGCCTGTTCACCATCATTGCCGTTCAGTACCACGCGGCAAACGGATTTTTTATGAACTGGTTTGGCAACCAGAAAGGCGAAGGCATTGAATATTTCATCATTCTCCTGGGCCTTGCTCTTGCCCTCATCGTCAGCGGCGGCGGCAAAGCCAGCGCCGATGCGGCTCTCGTTCCCGTGAAAAACAGACAATAAATAAATCAACACACAAATCAACAACATGAAGAAGTTTATCATTTCCGCGGCAGCCGTTTTCACGCTGCTTGCTTTTACCACCGTTAGCAACTGGAATGCGGACAACGCACATTCGAAATTGACTTTCACCGTCACGCACCTCGGCATTGCCGACGTATCGGGCCTGTTCAAAAATTTTGACGCAAAGCTCAATACAACCAAAGATGATTTTAGCGATGCGCAGTTTGAACTCAGCGCCGATGTGGCTTCCATCAACACAGAAGTGGAAGCAAGAGACAATCACCTGAAAAGCCCTGATTTTTTTGACGCGGCCAAATACCCGAAACTCACGTTCAAGAGCACGGCCGTTAAACCCGTTGGAAAAAATCAATACAAGCTCACGGGTGATTTAACCATGCACGGCATCACCAAACCGGTAACGCTTGATTTGCTTTATCGCGGTACGGTAGAAAACCCGATGTCGAAAAAACCAACGTCTGGCTTCCAGGTAACGGGCATCGTTAAACGTTCTGATTTCGGCATCGGCGAAAAATTCCCGGCAACCATGCTCAGCGACGAAGTGCGCATTAAAGCCGATGGCGAGTTTACAAAACAATAAGTAAACGGTGAATGGTGAGTTGACAATTCAACACGCATCATTCTTAACGCACATTGAAAAAAGACAGCAACGATGATTTTGTCGGCCCGCTGCCTGTGGTCACCGTAAAATTTTCGCCGCTTCAATCTTTATTCAACAGCTTTTCACCTGCAATCCGAAGCAGTAGTGAAAGGCTGTTTCTTGTTTGCCTTCCACTTGGATAGCAAAACAGCAGTGGCCGCAATCCCTTGCCAGTCCTGTATTTTATTAGGTTTCGCTCAAAAATCTTCCTACCTTAAAGGAAACCTTTGTTTATGAAACCAACTCTACTCACCGCCTTTGGTTTATTGGCTGCAACGGCGCTCAACGCACAATTCTCACTGCAACCGCAAGCCGGTTTTGAACAATCGCGTACATCGCTTAATTACAGTAACGGGCTGTCGGCTTTAAACAACGCCAACGTGAAAGCCGGCCTCAAAATGGACTATCGCCTGAAAGGCGGACACAGTCCTTTTATCAATCTTACCACAACGCCTTCGCCCGCCAGTTTTGTGTTCGACAATTCGGGCACGTTAATTAACCGGGTACAATCCAGCGTACCGAAGCTGATGCTGCAAGCCGGTTATCAATACAGCAGCAAGGCCATCCAATTGGGAAAGAAAAGCAGTTCGGTAAAAAATGTGCCGACAACCTTACAGGAAAACACGGCCACTCAGCAACACCGTTGCGGCATGTACCGGTCGCGTTGCGCAGAAAGAAGGGCGAACAAAATGAACGCTGTAAACAATGCGCTCAACATGCGTTTGCAGCCATCACTTGCCTTGGCTTACGTTCCATCGGCAACCGCACGCCTTATGCCCAAAGGCGATGGTCAGGAATACGAAGCCGCAAACTGGAAGACGGCAATTGTTCCATCCATGGGTTTTGAATTTGCCAAAGGCAAACAACGTTTGTTCACGTTAAACGTATTCTACACAAAACCTTTGTCACAAAGCGAACAAACAGCCACGCTTGCATCGGGTGTAAAAGCCGTTTCGGTTCCGCTTCAGGCAAAAACATCAAGCTGGGGGATAACGCTTGGCATTCCGTTCTCGTTTGCAAAAACACCGCAGCTCAAAGCCGTGCAGACTAAAACTTTTGAAAGAAAAGAATGCCATCGAAATCATTACAGGCGATGCATGAGAGTGCAATAAATTTCCAGCATAATTCAGTAAACAGAATGCCCTCTCTGCAAGGGCATTTTTTATAGCAACTAAATTTTCGCCAGCGAAACCCAGCCCATGTAACCCATTGCGGCAACCACGACCCATCCCGCTATTTGCATCCACAGCGGATGCGTGTAGCCTTTCATTAAACGCTTTTGCGTAGCGGCAATTAAAATGATGGCCAAGGCAACGGGCAATATCAAACCGTTCACCGCACCGGCTAAAATCAACAATTGTTTTGGTTTGCCAACGGCGACAAAAATGATCGTCGTGAGTACAA
Coding sequences within:
- a CDS encoding sensor histidine kinase, with product MKIPSLLHRRRYSFGRVFWITLAIYLGFTFIGLIGMYVTPQANKAPNWDLVFSWPNLLSKVFSVFFFAFFYFVTLNMFYRLFAGKHRALQFVQPVVMSLLLMGAYYAFSFLCLDKLKYSISTAHPNLEEELTVGLMVFVFFVSSLVITGVSMLLAYFTYLRDERKQRKILEAQKMQLEVEKSQANFNFLKAQINPHFLHNTLNFLYAKSLPYSSELSEGILTLSDIMRYALGPAARDGKVMLKEEIEHVRNVIKINQLRFSNNLNVQFDVNGVVNGATIVPFVLITIVENAFKHGDLKDQDRPIVINLNIEDEAVTFFCRNKKKAGPKEISTGIGLDNIKKQLDLTYGRNYSLQVKDDTEFYTAELTITQL
- a CDS encoding TonB-dependent receptor; translation: MRTLLLFLLVSLAAAANAQTISGSAKDDAGAPLSGATVALVKAKDTSVVKLAVAGGNGTYSFNSINQGTYRVMVSHVGYNPALSPSFSVANDNVTAPALTATKASSDLKGVTVSARKPMVEVRADKTVLNVEGTINAAGSDGLELLRKSPGVTVDKDENLSVNGKNGVQVYVDGRPTPLSGSDLANFLKSMQSSQIESIEIITNPSAKYEAAGNAGIINIRLKKNKAYGVNGSVTAGYAIGVFPKYNGSFNLNYRNKAWNLYGTYSVSKGLNHNPIELYRTVADTVFDGKGYFRYDNQNHNLKLGADYTLDKKSSVGVLLTGTISDPEVSNYNRTVISPKSTGIPDRVLVADNHSNLKRDNYNLNLNYNYLDAAGKNLTLNFDNGYYDNHNDQYQPNYYYTPDERTITRSVIYQMIAPTKIHINSGKVDYEQNAWGGKLGLGGKISFVNTDNDFQRYDVIGGVNTLDQDRSNRFQYKENINAVYANWNRAYKGVMVQAGLRVENTNNKGTSDGQTKAGSGYQPWSSSFERNYTNFFPSAAVTFNKNPMNQWSLTYSRRIDRPAYQDLNPFEFKLDEYTYMKGNIDLRPQFTNSYGITRIYKYRLTTTLNYSHISDLFAQVPDTVEKSKSILTKRNLAQQDVFSLNVSYPFQYKAYSLFANLNANYSMYKANLEGRKIDLNAVGGTLYMQNTLRFAKVWTAELSGVYVAPSVFMGTLKSKGMGGLDLGLQKQIFKGNGTIKVSGTDLLHTFRFRGTSDFAGQKLNVLARWESQQFKVNFTWRFGSTTVKAAKQKAGASEDEKKRAEQQGGGFGVGSGNN
- a CDS encoding Crp/Fnr family transcriptional regulator, producing the protein MFELLFQKFDEKVHLTEDEKVLCKTFFLPKKLRKRQYLLQEGDVCKYIAFVEKGMLRSYSVDEKGSEHIIQFAFEGWWISDQYSFLTTEASPYNIDALEDAELLLLSKASEEQLLERIPKMERYFRILLQNNLIATQRRLVSSLSHTAEEKYNELIQGCPTIPQRVPQHMMASYLGITPETLSRIRRKLASGERN
- a CDS encoding NADPH-dependent F420 reductase; its protein translation is MAKTSIAIIGATGNMGSAIAKALAKGPYRLLLFASDKEKLEALKNNIIAATPSADLECTGCPVDASWEADVIIPAVPYGAEKEVVEKIKSVATQKIVISIANPLNESYNGLVTAPGTSAAEELQKLLPDSKVVKAFNTTYAADFAQPVINGQQVDAFVAGNDDEAVDMAKELVETAGFHPIVAGELTVSRTLEAMQLMLIQLTIKNNYNWLAGFKILHNHQ
- a CDS encoding DoxX family protein, which encodes MKSLFKTNENNWSALIARLALAFVVFPHGAQKLFGWFGGSGFQGTMTYMTTQGGLPFIIALLVILIESIAALMVLFGFATRIAALGIFGLFTIIAVQYHAANGFFMNWFGNQKGEGIEYFIILLGLALALIVSGGGKASADAALVPVKNRQ
- a CDS encoding YceI family protein, with product MKKFIISAAAVFTLLAFTTVSNWNADNAHSKLTFTVTHLGIADVSGLFKNFDAKLNTTKDDFSDAQFELSADVASINTEVEARDNHLKSPDFFDAAKYPKLTFKSTAVKPVGKNQYKLTGDLTMHGITKPVTLDLLYRGTVENPMSKKPTSGFQVTGIVKRSDFGIGEKFPATMLSDEVRIKADGEFTKQ